A segment of the Streptomyces sp. NBC_00376 genome:
GCGGCAGCACGTACGCGGCCACCGTGCCGGCTTTGCGCAGGGCACTGCCCTCGGCCGTGGTGTCACCGACGAAGCGGCGCCACAGATAGCGGTGCACTCCGGCCAGCAGCGTGAGCACCACGATCACCATCAGCACGAGACCGGCCACTGCCACTTGCCCTCCTCCGCCAGCCGTACGGCCGGTTATGCGCGTTCGCGGCGCAGGGCCCTGACGCCACGGAACCCGATCACTCCAACCGCCGTCCCCAGGAGAAAGGACGTGATGGCGAGCAGCAGATGCACCCAGAAGTACGCAGTCGGGTCACCCGCGTCGTCGAAGGCGAGTCCGCTGCCGTCCTTCCACAGGTTCTTGACGAAAGTGATCCAGATGAACCAGCTCCACACCCCGAAGGCGAGCAGGAACCAGGAGACGGGGCGGCTGAGCTTCATGGACTCAGTATCGCCGCCGCCCTCCGGCGGAGCCGCCCGGGGTGGGCTGTCCTGGCGGTACGCCCGGCGGGTCAAGGCGTCCGCACCCATTTTCATATCTTCTGCATGTACGTTTTCGACCGTGCCTGCTCTCAAAAAGACCGCGATGACGGTCATCTCTGCCGCGTTGTTGTCCACTTTTGTTGTCAGCCCGGCATCGGCGGTCGGCAAGGACGCCTCCGACGACCAGCCGAAGCCGCCCGCGGGCATGTCCAAGGTCGGCGGCGAACTGCTGGGCCGGGCCGGTACGCAGGTGCAGCTGGGACCGGACGCCCCGGTGCTGCCGAAGGACCTCACTGGCCGGTCCTGGATCGTCGCGGACGCGGAGAGCGGCCAGGTCCTCGCCTCGCACAACCCGCACTGGCGGCTGCCTCCCGCCTCCACCCTGAAGATGCTCTTCGCGGACACGGTGATGCCCGCGCTCCAGCCCAAGACCCAGAAGTACACCGTCAAGGACGAGGACCTGGCCGACCTCGGCGAGGGCAGCAGCCTGGTCGGCGTCAAGGAGAAGCTCACCTACACGGTCCACGATCTGTGGCTCGGGGTGTTCCTGCGTTCGGGCAACGACGCGGTGCATGTGCTCTCCTCGATGTACGGCGGCGTCCCCAAGACCGTCGACGCGATGCAGGCGCACGCCGAGGAGTTGCAGGCGCTCGACACCAAGGTGGTCTCGCCCGACGGGTACGACGCACCCGACCAGGTCTCCAGCGCGTACGACCTGACGCTGTTCGCCCGCAGCGGGCTGCAGAAGGCGGACTTCCGGGAGTACTGCTCCACGGCCGAGGCGCAGTTCCCCGGCGCGGAGAAGGACGGGAAGCGCGAGAGCTTCGCCATCCAGAACACCAACAAACTGCTCACCGGCGCGGGCGGCGTCGACCCGTACAAGGGCATCGCGGGCGTCAAGAACGGCTACACCACGCACGCCGGCAACACCTTCACCGGTGTCGCGGAACGCGACGGCAAGGTGCTGCTCGTCACCGTCATGAACCCGTCGTCCGAGAAGCCCCACGCCGTCTACGACGAGGCCGCCAGCCTCCTCGACTGGGGCTTCGACGCGAGCGGCAAGGTGACCCCGGTCGGCGAGCTGGTGCCCCCGAAGTCCGCCGACACCGGCACCGGGTCCGGCAAGGGACCCGCGGCCGAGCAGGGGGAGGACGAGGGCCGCAACGGCCCCGCGCAGTCCGCGAAGGCCACCGCGTCCAAGGGCGGCGGCGGGGGCGGGGGCGCCGGGATCGCGCTGGGCATCGCCGGGGGCGCCCTGGTGCTGCTGGCCGGCGCGGTGTTCCTGGTCAACCGGCGCTGGCCGCTGCCGGACCTGGTGCGTCGCCTTCCTCGCCGCTGACGGCCCCGGACGCCTCGTCCCCGCTGTTCTGCGTCGCCGTCCAGGCGGCGCAGAACAGCAGCAGTTTCGCCGAGAGGTTGATCCACAGCAGCAGCGCGACCGGCACCCCGAAGGCGCCGTACATGCTCTTCGCCGCCACGCCCTTCATGTAGCTGCCGAGCAGCAGCTTGAGCAGTTCGAAGCCGATCGCGCCGATCGCCGCGGCGACCAGCAGCGCGCGCCGCGGGGGCTCGACGCCGGGCAGCAGGGTCAGCAGATAGAGCAGCAGCAGGAATCCGGCCAGCGCGGCCACGACCAGGGTGGCCACCTGGAGCACCACACCACCGGCGCCGCGGTCCGAGATACCGAACAGGTCCGCCGTCCAGCCGACCGCGACGGAGCCGGCCGACGACACGGCGAGCGTCGCGAGCACCGCCCCGCCCAGGCCCAGCAGCAGCCCCGCGTCCTTGAGTTTGCGCAGGACCGGATTGCCCAGACCCACGTCGTCCAGGTCCCAGACGGCGCGCAGACAGTCCCGCATCGAGCCGATCCAGCCGATGCCGGTAAGAAGCAGCACCGCACCGGCCACCACACCCACCGTGCCTGCGTGGGCCACCAGGCTTTCGATGCCGAGCTGGTCGGAGATGCCCGGCACCTGCTCGGCCAGCTTGTCCTCGATCTTGTGGAGCTGCTCGGTGGAAAGCAGCGCGGCACCGATCGCCGCACCGACCGCGATCAGCGGGAAGAGCGCCAGGAAGCTGATGAAGGTGATCGCGGCGGAGAGCCTGGCCCAATGGACCCGCTCCAGCGTCTCGTAGGAGCGCCAGGCGTGCGTCACCATCAGCCGGGAGACGATCGGCCCGATGACGGGGAGGTTCTTCAGCCAGTCCATGACCTACGGCTTACCCTCCCGGGCGCGGAAAACCGGCACCGGGCCTCGTTGCCGCAGGGCCTGACACTTCTTCAATCACCCATACCGGTGAGTGTTGTAACAAATACCTCGAAAGGGTTTTCCCGGGCGATACGGTCACCGTCATGTCCGTCGACACCGTGTCCCTGACCGGCTGGGGCCGCACCGCCCCGTCAACCGCCCTGCGTTTCCGCCCCCGTTCGTACGAGGAGGCGGCGGCGACGGTACGCGGCTGCGGACCCCGCGGCTCCATCGCCCGGGGCCTCGGCCGGGCGCACGGCGACGCGGCCCAGAACGCGGGCGGCTCCGTCCTCGACATGACCGCGCTGAACCGGATCCGCACCATCGACGCCGGCGCCGGGATCGTGGTCTGCGACGCCGGGGTCAGCCTGCACCGGCTGATGGAAGTCCTGCTGCCGCTCGGCTGGTTCGTCCCCGTCACGCCCACGACCCGCTACGTCACCGTGGGGGGCGCGGTCGGCGCCGACATCCACGGTCACAACCAGCACGTCGCGGGCTCCTTCTCCCGGCACGTCCAGGAGCTGGAGCTGCTGACCGCCGGGGGCGAGATCCGTACGGTCCGGCCCGGCACCGCTCTCTTCGACGCGACCGCGGGCGGCCTCGGCCTGACCGGGGTGATCCTCTCGGCCACGCTCCGCTGCCACCGCGTCACCAGCTCGTGGATGTCGGTCGACACCGAACGCGCCGTCGACCTGGACGACCTGCTGGAACGGCTCGTCGCCGGGGACCACCGCTACCGCTACTCGGCCGCCTGGATCGACCTCCACACCCGCGGCCGGGCCACCGGGCGCTCCGTACTCACCCGGGGGGAGCATGTGCCCCGGTACGCGCTCCCGGCGCGCGCCCGGCGCACACCGCTCTCGTTCCGCCCGGGTCCGATCCCGGCCGCCCCCGCCCTCGTACCGGAGGCGCTGCTCGGCAGCGCCCCGGCCGCCCTGCTCGGCGAGCTCCGGTACCGCGGCGCGCCCAAGTACCGGATCGGCGAACTCCAGCGGATCGCCGCGTTCTTCCACCCTCTGGACGGCCTGCCGCACCGGCACCGGGTCCACGGGCGGGCCGGGTCCGTGCGGTACCAGTTCGCCGTCGGCCACGGCCAGGAGGAGACACTGCGCCGGATCGTGCACCGGATCGCCCGGCGGCGTCTCCCGGCGACGAACGCCGTGCTCAAACGGTTCGGCGCCGGGGGCCCCGGCTGGCTGTCGTTCCCGGTGCCCGGCTGGTCGCTCGCCCTCGGCCTGCCCGCCGCCCTGCCCGGACTGGCCGGGTTCCTGGACTCGCTGGACGAGGAGGTGGCGGCGGCGGGCGGCCGGGTCTGCCTGGCGAAGGACTCCCGGCTCCGGCCGGAGCTGCTGGCCGCGATGTATCCGAGGCTGGCGGACTTCCGGTCGCTGCGCGCCGGGCTGGACCCGGACGGGGCCTTCCGCTCGGACCTGTCGCGCCGCCTGTCGCTCTGACCACCGCCGCCACCGCCGCCGCTCTTTCCCCTCCCCCACGTCGCAAGGAGTGTTCCCGTGAAGGACGCCTTCGGAGCCCCGCAGTCCCTGCTCGTCCTCGGCGGCACGTCGGAGATCGCGCTGGCCACCGCCCGGCGGCTGATCGCCCTGCGGACCCGTACGGTCCGGCTGGCCGGGCGCCCCGGCCGCGCCCTGGACGCGGCCGCCGCCGAACTGCGCGCCCGCGGCGCCGACGTCCGCACCGTGGGCTTCGACGCCCTGGACATCGAGTCGCACGAGAGTGCCCTCGGCAAGATCTTCGCCGAGGGCGACATCGACATGGTGCTGCTCGCCTTCGGCATCGCCGGCGACCAGGGGCGTGACGAGGAGGAGCCGCTCGCCGCGGCCCGGGTCGCCCAGACCAACTACACCGGAGCCGTCTCCGCCGGGCTGGTGTGCGCCGGCGCACTCCAGGCGCAGGGGCACGGCTCGCTGGTGGTGCTCTCCTCGGTCGCGGGCGAACGAGCCCGCCGCGCCGACTTCATCTACGGATCCAGCAAGGCGGGCCTGGACGCGTTCACGCAGGGGCTGGGGGACGCGCTGCACGGGACCGGGGTGCATGTGATGGTCGTGCGCCCCGGCGTCGTACGACCGGAGCGGGCGGCGGAGACGGTGCCGGTCGCGGAAACGATGCCTGCCGGGTCACCGGTGGGAGCCCGGTTCGCCGCGGCGCGGTCGGCCTCGGCCCGGTTCGCCGCGGCGCCGTTGGAGGCGCCGGCCCTCACCACGACGCCGGACGCGGTCGCGGAGGCCATCGTGACGGGGCTGCGGCGGCGCTCGGAGGCCGTGTGGGTGCCGGGCTCGCTCCGAGCGGTGATGTCGGCGCTGCGGCACGTGCCGCGACCGCTGTTCCGGCGGCTGCCGATCTGAGCCGGAGCCACCGGGAGACGGTCAGGAGTGCAGGGAGGGCTCGTCCAAGGAGGAGCTGCCCTGCGCGGGCACGGCGGGCGCGCCGCCCCCGGCGCCGAACGGGAACTCATTGATCTTGCGCCAGACGCTGTCCGAGCCCTGCTCGTACAGCGCGAAGGAACCGCAGGTCCAGGCCGCCTCGTAGTCGGCGAGCTCGGCGTACGCCCGGTCCATCGCCTCCTCGGCGATGTCGTGCGCCACGGTCACGTGCGGGTGGTACGGGAACTGGAGCTCGCGCACCAGCGGCCCGGAGGCGTCCCGGACCCGCTTCTGCAGCCAGGTGCAGGCCGAGGCGCCCTCGACGACCTGGACGAAGACGACCGGCGAGAGGGGACGGAAGGTCCCCGTGCCGGACAGCCGCATCGGGAAGGGGCGGCCGCTCGTCGCGATCCGGGCGAGGTGCGCCTCGATCGCGGGCAGGTCGGCCGCCTCGGCCTCGGTCGGCGGGAGAAGGGTGACGTGCGTGGGAATGCCGTACGCGGCAGGGTCCCCGAAGCTCGCGCGCCGCTCCTGGAGCAGGCTGCCGTAGGGCTCCGGGACCGCGATCGAAACGCCGAGCGTTACGGTCCCCACGTCGTCCTCCTCAATGCTCGATGGTCGGTGGCCTGCTTGCGGCCACCCACCGGGTTCAGCTTCCCGTCGCCAGTGTGACGCCTGCGGCAGCGAAACCGCCAGGGTCCTTGGACTCAGTGCTTCGCGGGCAGAAAGCCCATCCGGTCGTACGTCAGGGCCAGGGTCTCGGCCGCGACGGCACGGGCCTTCTCCGCGCCCTTGGCCAGGATCGAGTCCAGCGTCTCCGGGTCGTCCAGGTATTCCTGGGTGCGGGTCCGGAAGGGTGTGACGAACTCGACCACGACCTCGGCGAGGTCGGTCTTGAGCGCACCGTAGCCCTTGCCCTCGTACTTCTGCTCCAGATCCGCGATACCGGTGCCCGTGAGTGTCGAGTAGATGGTCAGAAGATTGCTGACGCCGGGCTTCTCCACCTGGTCGAAGCGGATGACCGTGTCCGTGTCGGTGACCGCGCTCTTCACCTTCTTGGCGGTGACCTTCGGCTCGTCCAGAAGGTTGATCAGGCCCTTCGGGGTGGCCGCCGACTTGCTCATCTTCGCCGACGGGTCCTGGAGGTCGTAGATCTTCGCCGTCTCCTTGAGGATGTACGGGTTCGGCACGGTGAACGTTTCGCCGTAGGTGCCGTTGAACCGCTCGGCCAGGTCGCGGGTCAGCTCCAGGTGCTGGCGCTGGTCCCCGCCGACCGGAACCTGGTCGGCCTGGTACAGCAGGATGTCGGCCACCATCAGCATCGGATACGTGAAGAGACCGACCGTGGTCCGGTCTGCGCCCTGGTTGGCGGACTTGTCCTTGAACTGCGTCATCCGCGAGGCCTCGCCGAAGCCGGTGAGGCAGTTCATGACCCAGCCGAGCTGGGCGTGCTCGGGGACATGACTCTGGACGAAGAGCGTGCAGTGCTCCGGGTCGAGACCGGCGGCAAGGAGCTGGGCGGCGGCGAGCCTGGTGTTCGCGCGCAGTCGCGCGGGGTCCTGCGGGACAGTGATCGCGTGCAGGTCCACAACCATGTAGAAGGCGTCGTGGGTGTCCTGCAGCGCCACCCACTGGCGGACCGCGCCGAGGTAGTTGCCGAGGTGGATCGAGCCTGAGGTGGGCTGGATCCCGGAGAGCACACGGGGGCGTTCAGAGGCCATGGAACTCATTGTCTCAGGTGCGGGCAACTGGCCCCGACCGGCCTGGCGCGCCGGGGAACACAGGTTTCCTCGCCGCTGATCCGACCAACGATACAAAGTGGGCACCACCCCCGCCCACGCCGCACGACGAACGGAGATCCCGTGTCGACCACGGAAACCGCCATCGCCTCCGCCGAGGCGCACAGCGCGCACAACTACCATCCGCTGCCCGTCGTCGTCGCCACGGCGGACGGGGCCTGGATGACCGATGTCGAGGGCCGCCGCTACCTCGACATGCTCGCCGGCTACTCCGCGCTCAACTTCGGTCACTGCAACCGACGCCTGATCGACGCGGCCAAGGCGCAGCTGGAGCGGGTGACGCTCACCTCACGTGCTTTCCACCACGACCGGTTCGCCGACTTCTGCACGCAGCTCGCCGAGCTGTGCGGCATGGAGTCGGTGCTGCCGATGAACACGGGCGCCGAGGCCGTGGAGACGGCGGTGAAGACGGCCCGCAAGTGGGGTTACCGGGTGAAGGGCGTCCCGGACGGCATGGCGAAGATCATCGTCGCCGCGAACAACTTCCACGGCCGGACGACCACGATCATCAGCTTCTCCACGGACCCGGAGGCGCGGGAGGACTTCGGCCCGTACACGCCGGGGTTCGAGATCGTGCCGTACGGGGATCTCACGGCGCTGCGGGAGGCGATGACCGAGAACACCGTGGCGGTGCTCATGGAGCCGATCCAGGGCGAGGCCGGGGTGCTGGTGCCGCCGCCCGGCTATCTCCCCGGGGTGCGGGCGCTGACCCGCGAGCGGAACGTGCTGTTCATCGCGGACGAGATCCAGTCGGGCCTGGGCCGCACCGGCCGGACCTTCGCCTGCGAGCACGAGGGTGTGGTGCCGGACATGTACGTGCTCGGCAAGGCGCTGGGCGGTGGTGTGGTGCCGGTGTCGGCGGTGGTCTCCTCGCAGGAGGTGCTCGGGGTGTTCCGGCCCGGTGAGCACGGTTCGACCTTCGGCGGCAATCCGCTCGCCTGCGCGGTCGCGCTGGAGGTCATCGCGATGCTCCGGACCGGCGAGTTCCAGCAGCGGGCGACCGAGCTGGGCGAACACCTGCACCGGGAGCTCGGACTGCTGGTGGGCGGCGGTGCGGTGGAGGAGGTGCGTGGCCGCGGGCTGTGGGCGGGGGTCGACATCGCCCCGGGCCGCGGCACCGGCCGGGAGATCTCCGAGAAGCTGATGGAGCGCGGGGTACTGGTCAAGGACACCCATGGCTCGACGATCCGGATCGCCCCGCCGCTGGTGATCAGCAAGGAGGACCTGGACTGGGGTCTCGAACAGATCCGCGCCGTCCTGCGCGGCTGAGCCTCCGGGCGGCCGGACTGGCCCCGGGCCCGTCCGGCGGGCCCGCCCTGGCAGACTCCGCACCGTGAGACCCGACCTGACACTGCTGCGGGAGCTGATCGAAGGATCACCGGGATTCGGCCGCGGGCGCGCGGGCGCCGCGCCGGAACCCCTGATCCGCGAGGCCGAGGCACGCGTCGGCCCGCTGCCGCCGTCGTACCGGTGGTGGCTGGCCGAGTACGGCCACGGCCGGGCCGGGGACGCGGACATCGCGACGGTCGGGCCCGCCGGGTCCGCCGACGACATGTACGAGGCCGTCACCGCCGGGTGGCGGCTGGACGGCGACCGGCTCTGCTTCGCCGTCGAGCCGGACTACGGCGACGGCTACCACTTCGTCCTCGGCCGGGCGGGCGAGGCCGGGGACGGGGCCGGGGCCGGGACCGGGGAGTACCCGGTGGTGTGCCGTGACGGTACGGACGGCTGCGAGTACCCGGTGGCGGAGTCCTTCGCCGGGTTCCTGGCCGTCCTGGCGGCCCGGTCGCTCGGGCTGCGGGACGGGCCCAATCCCGCGGTCGCCCGGCTGTGGCGGTCGACGCCGGGCGTGCTGCTCGACAACGGCGTGCACATCTACGGTCCGCACCTGATCCAGGAACGCAACGAGACCTTCGAAGTGCCCCGGTACGCGCCCGGCTGGGTGCTGATCGGGGACGACAGCGGGGGCGACGGACTCCTCATGCGCCGCCACGGCCGCGACCGCGCCTCCGTCCACCGGCTCGGCCTGGGCGCGGTCTGCGAGGACGTCGCGACGGAGGGCGAGTGGGTCACGGACGACCTGCTCGGCTGGCTGCGCGCGGGCGCGCCCCTGCCGGACTGAAGGGCCGGGCCGCAGGGCCCTGGAGGATGACGTGCGGCAGGAAGCGGGCGTACTCGTCCGTGACCAGGCCCGCCGATTCACGGATGCCGAGCCCGGCCGCCTCGTCCTCGACGACCCACGCGCCCAGCACCACACGGTTGCCGTCGAAGTCCGGCAGCGGTGCCAGCTCCTGGTAGCAGCACGGCTCGTCCCGCGGCACCGCCGGGCTTCCCGGCTCGTGGATCGTGACCCCGTCCCCCTCGCGGCCGAGCAGGGGCTTGGCGACGTAGCCGCCCGACTCCGCGAGTTCGCGCGGACCGTCGAGGTAGGAGGGCAGCAGGTTGGGGTGGCCGGGGTAGAGCTCCCAGAGGATCGCCAGCAGCGCCTTGTTGGACAGCAGCATCTTCCAGGCGGGCTCGATCCAGCAGGTGGTGCCCGTACCGCCGCCGTTGTCGAGGGTGTCGAGCACATACGGGCCGAACCGGTCGGTCGCCAGCCACTCCCACGGATACAGCTTGAAGCAGCTCCGGATGAAACGGAGCCGCTCGTCGACGAACCGCCCGCTCAGCCGGTCCCAGCCGATCTGCTCGACGGAGAGCGCCTCCGTGTCGATGCCGGCCTGTTCCGCGGTCTCCCGCAGATACGCGACCGTCATCAGGTCCTCGCCCAGCTCGTCGCCGTCGGAGTGCGCGAAGTGCAGCGGGCCCGGCGGCAGCAGGGGTGCCTGCCGCTTCCAGGCCTCGACGAGCCGTTCGTGCAGCGAGTTCCACTGGTCGGCGCCCGGGAAGCGGTCCTCCATCCAGAACCACTGGGCGCTCGCGGCCTCCACCAGGGAGGTGGGGGTGTCCGCGTTGTACTCCAGCATCTTCGCCGGGCCGATGCCGTCGTAGCGCAGGTCGAACCTGCCGTACAGGGACGGAAGTTCGTCCCGTCGCTGCCAGGACTGGGCGATCAGATCCGTCAACCGCCGGTCGGTGATGCCGAGTTCGGCGAACCGGTCCCGCTCCACAATGTGCGCGGCGGCGGCCAGGCACATGGTGTGCAGTTCCTCGACGACGTCCTCCAGCGCCTCGACCTCGGGCAGCGAGAAGACGTAGTAGGCGCTCTCGTCCCAGTACGGGCGCAGCGATCCGTCCGGGTAGCGGGTGAGCGGGAAGACGATCCCCTGCTCCTCCACCGTCCGCTGCCAGTCGGGGCGGGGCGTTGCGGTGCGACGTTCCATGCCGGTTCAGCCGCCGCCGGTGCCCGAGCAGCCGAAACCGCCGCGGTCGACCGCGGACTTGTCGAAACTGCCGCCTTCCACCTTGCCGTTCTTGCTGCTGCCGCCGTAGTAGTACGAGCCCTTGCCGTTCTTGCACTCGTAGCTCGGCAGCTTGTCGCGGGTCAGCGGGTCGGCGCACCGCTTGTCCGGCTCCGAACCGCAGGAGGTGATCATCGCCGCGAGCACCCCCATGCCGCCGAGCACGACCGTGCTCGACCTCAGCCTGCGTGCCATGTTTCCGACTCCCCCGTCGTACGAATCAAGCCAATGCGACCATCCGTCAGATTAAATGCCCGCCAATGGCGGCGGGAAGCCGGTGCGCCATATTCCACAAGTAGAGTCGCTATGTGGTCTTCGGAATGATCTGCGCACTCGGCGCCGCCGTCTGCTTCGGCACCGCCTCGGTCCTCCAGGCCGTCGCCGCGCGGGCCGCCGCCGAGCCGGGGTCGGACGCTGGGGTCGATCCGGCGCTGCTGCTGCGCGCCCTGCGCCAGTGGCGGTACGTCGCCGGACTCGCCCTGGACGGCTGCGGTTTCGTCCTCCAGATCATCGCCCTGCGGTCCCTGCCGATCTACACGGTCGGCGCCGCCCTGGCCGCGAGCCTCGCGGTGACGGCGGTGGTCGCCGCGCGGCTCCTCGGGGTGCGGCTGAGCGGCGTCGAGTGGACCGCGGTCGGCGTCGTCTGCGCCGGGCTCGGCATGCTGGGGCTCGCGTCCGGCGGCGAGGGCCACGGGAGCGGTTCCGCCGCCCTGGCCTGGTCGATGCTGGGGATCGCCCTGGGCATCCTGCTGATCGGCGCGGCGGCCGGCCGCCTGCCGGAGCGGCCGCGGGCGCTCGTGCTCGGGCTCGGCGCGGGATGCGGCTTCGGGGTGGTGGAGGTCACGGTCCGGCTGATCGACGACGTGTCCCCGGCGGCGCTGCTCGCCGACCCGGCCGCGTACGCGCTGCTGCTGGGCGGCGGTTCGGCGTTCCTGCTGCTCACCTCGGCCCTGCAGCGTGGTTCGGTGACGACGGCGACGGCCGGCATGGTGCTCGGCGAGACGGTCGGCCCGGCGCTGGTCGGCGTCGTCTGGCTCGGCGACCGCACCCGCGAGGGCCTGGAGTGGGTGGCGGTCGCCGGTTTCGTGGTGGCGGTGGCGGGCGCACTGGCCCTGGCCCGCTTCGGCGAGGCCCCGGCACAGTCCCCGGGTCCGGCAGAGGGCGCGGGCGAGCGGGACCGCTGCGGGAAGTGACCCGCACCGGGCGCCCGGCCGGCCGGGCCGCGAAAAGGTGACGTAAGCTGGCCTTCCATGGCAATGAGCACCGCGCTGTGGTCCTTCGCCCTCGTAGTAGGGCTTCTCACTCTCACTCCCGGACTCGACACCGCTCTGATCCTGCGCACCTCGGCCCTCGGCCGGCGCAGAAGAGCCTGGGGCGTCGTCCTCGGAATCCAGTCCGGCACCCTGCTGTGGGGCGCGCTCACCTCCCTCGGGGTCACCGCACTCTTCACGGCCTCCCATCTCGCCTATGTGACGTTGCGCTGGGTCGGCGCGGCGTACCTGGTCTGGATGGGCCTGCGCATGCTCCGCGACACCTTCCGGGGGCTGCCCGCCGGCGGCACTGACGAATCCGACCTCCTGTCCGGCGCGGACTCGTTCGCCGGTGGATGGCGGCAGGGGGTCCTCACCAACCTCCTCAACCCGAAGATGGGCGCCTTCTACGTCGCCGTCCTGCCCCAGTTCATCCCGGCCGGCACCAGCCACTTCACGATGGGCCTCCTGCTCACCTCCGTACACATCCTGATGGGCCTGGTGTGGTCGGCCGTGCTCGTCGGCTTCGCCCGCGTGCTGCACGGCTGGCTCCGCAAACCGCAGGCCCGCCGGCTGCTCGACCGGATCACCGGGACCGTCATCGCCGCCTTCGGTGTCCGGCTGGCGCTCGGCGACTGAGCTCCCGGCGGCCGGGCATCCCGCCCCGTCGCCCGGAGGCCGTCGGGCGGCCGGAGGTCACCCGGCGGCCTCCCCGGGCAGCACCCGGCAGAGCGCGTCCAACGCACCCGACCAGGCGCTGTCGGTGGGTGTCCCGTAGCCGATGACCAGCGCGTCGCGGCCCGGCGCCGCGTCCGGGTGCCGGAAGCGCGAGATCCCCTCCAG
Coding sequences within it:
- a CDS encoding D-alanyl-D-alanine carboxypeptidase family protein is translated as MPALKKTAMTVISAALLSTFVVSPASAVGKDASDDQPKPPAGMSKVGGELLGRAGTQVQLGPDAPVLPKDLTGRSWIVADAESGQVLASHNPHWRLPPASTLKMLFADTVMPALQPKTQKYTVKDEDLADLGEGSSLVGVKEKLTYTVHDLWLGVFLRSGNDAVHVLSSMYGGVPKTVDAMQAHAEELQALDTKVVSPDGYDAPDQVSSAYDLTLFARSGLQKADFREYCSTAEAQFPGAEKDGKRESFAIQNTNKLLTGAGGVDPYKGIAGVKNGYTTHAGNTFTGVAERDGKVLLVTVMNPSSEKPHAVYDEAASLLDWGFDASGKVTPVGELVPPKSADTGTGSGKGPAAEQGEDEGRNGPAQSAKATASKGGGGGGGAGIALGIAGGALVLLAGAVFLVNRRWPLPDLVRRLPRR
- the rocD gene encoding ornithine--oxo-acid transaminase, translated to MSTTETAIASAEAHSAHNYHPLPVVVATADGAWMTDVEGRRYLDMLAGYSALNFGHCNRRLIDAAKAQLERVTLTSRAFHHDRFADFCTQLAELCGMESVLPMNTGAEAVETAVKTARKWGYRVKGVPDGMAKIIVAANNFHGRTTTIISFSTDPEAREDFGPYTPGFEIVPYGDLTALREAMTENTVAVLMEPIQGEAGVLVPPPGYLPGVRALTRERNVLFIADEIQSGLGRTGRTFACEHEGVVPDMYVLGKALGGGVVPVSAVVSSQEVLGVFRPGEHGSTFGGNPLACAVALEVIAMLRTGEFQQRATELGEHLHRELGLLVGGGAVEEVRGRGLWAGVDIAPGRGTGREISEKLMERGVLVKDTHGSTIRIAPPLVISKEDLDWGLEQIRAVLRG
- the trpS gene encoding tryptophan--tRNA ligase gives rise to the protein MASERPRVLSGIQPTSGSIHLGNYLGAVRQWVALQDTHDAFYMVVDLHAITVPQDPARLRANTRLAAAQLLAAGLDPEHCTLFVQSHVPEHAQLGWVMNCLTGFGEASRMTQFKDKSANQGADRTTVGLFTYPMLMVADILLYQADQVPVGGDQRQHLELTRDLAERFNGTYGETFTVPNPYILKETAKIYDLQDPSAKMSKSAATPKGLINLLDEPKVTAKKVKSAVTDTDTVIRFDQVEKPGVSNLLTIYSTLTGTGIADLEQKYEGKGYGALKTDLAEVVVEFVTPFRTRTQEYLDDPETLDSILAKGAEKARAVAAETLALTYDRMGFLPAKH
- a CDS encoding FAD-binding protein, with amino-acid sequence MSVDTVSLTGWGRTAPSTALRFRPRSYEEAAATVRGCGPRGSIARGLGRAHGDAAQNAGGSVLDMTALNRIRTIDAGAGIVVCDAGVSLHRLMEVLLPLGWFVPVTPTTRYVTVGGAVGADIHGHNQHVAGSFSRHVQELELLTAGGEIRTVRPGTALFDATAGGLGLTGVILSATLRCHRVTSSWMSVDTERAVDLDDLLERLVAGDHRYRYSAAWIDLHTRGRATGRSVLTRGEHVPRYALPARARRTPLSFRPGPIPAAPALVPEALLGSAPAALLGELRYRGAPKYRIGELQRIAAFFHPLDGLPHRHRVHGRAGSVRYQFAVGHGQEETLRRIVHRIARRRLPATNAVLKRFGAGGPGWLSFPVPGWSLALGLPAALPGLAGFLDSLDEEVAAAGGRVCLAKDSRLRPELLAAMYPRLADFRSLRAGLDPDGAFRSDLSRRLSL
- a CDS encoding SMI1/KNR4 family protein, translating into MRPDLTLLRELIEGSPGFGRGRAGAAPEPLIREAEARVGPLPPSYRWWLAEYGHGRAGDADIATVGPAGSADDMYEAVTAGWRLDGDRLCFAVEPDYGDGYHFVLGRAGEAGDGAGAGTGEYPVVCRDGTDGCEYPVAESFAGFLAVLAARSLGLRDGPNPAVARLWRSTPGVLLDNGVHIYGPHLIQERNETFEVPRYAPGWVLIGDDSGGDGLLMRRHGRDRASVHRLGLGAVCEDVATEGEWVTDDLLGWLRAGAPLPD
- a CDS encoding 2'-5' RNA ligase family protein, with protein sequence MGTVTLGVSIAVPEPYGSLLQERRASFGDPAAYGIPTHVTLLPPTEAEAADLPAIEAHLARIATSGRPFPMRLSGTGTFRPLSPVVFVQVVEGASACTWLQKRVRDASGPLVRELQFPYHPHVTVAHDIAEEAMDRAYAELADYEAAWTCGSFALYEQGSDSVWRKINEFPFGAGGGAPAVPAQGSSSLDEPSLHS
- a CDS encoding LysE family translocator, translating into MAMSTALWSFALVVGLLTLTPGLDTALILRTSALGRRRRAWGVVLGIQSGTLLWGALTSLGVTALFTASHLAYVTLRWVGAAYLVWMGLRMLRDTFRGLPAGGTDESDLLSGADSFAGGWRQGVLTNLLNPKMGAFYVAVLPQFIPAGTSHFTMGLLLTSVHILMGLVWSAVLVGFARVLHGWLRKPQARRLLDRITGTVIAAFGVRLALGD
- a CDS encoding SCO4848 family membrane protein, translating into MKLSRPVSWFLLAFGVWSWFIWITFVKNLWKDGSGLAFDDAGDPTAYFWVHLLLAITSFLLGTAVGVIGFRGVRALRRERA
- a CDS encoding YihY/virulence factor BrkB family protein — its product is MDWLKNLPVIGPIVSRLMVTHAWRSYETLERVHWARLSAAITFISFLALFPLIAVGAAIGAALLSTEQLHKIEDKLAEQVPGISDQLGIESLVAHAGTVGVVAGAVLLLTGIGWIGSMRDCLRAVWDLDDVGLGNPVLRKLKDAGLLLGLGGAVLATLAVSSAGSVAVGWTADLFGISDRGAGGVVLQVATLVVAALAGFLLLLYLLTLLPGVEPPRRALLVAAAIGAIGFELLKLLLGSYMKGVAAKSMYGAFGVPVALLLWINLSAKLLLFCAAWTATQNSGDEASGAVSGEEGDAPGPAAASAG
- a CDS encoding SDR family NAD(P)-dependent oxidoreductase, whose product is MKDAFGAPQSLLVLGGTSEIALATARRLIALRTRTVRLAGRPGRALDAAAAELRARGADVRTVGFDALDIESHESALGKIFAEGDIDMVLLAFGIAGDQGRDEEEPLAAARVAQTNYTGAVSAGLVCAGALQAQGHGSLVVLSSVAGERARRADFIYGSSKAGLDAFTQGLGDALHGTGVHVMVVRPGVVRPERAAETVPVAETMPAGSPVGARFAAARSASARFAAAPLEAPALTTTPDAVAEAIVTGLRRRSEAVWVPGSLRAVMSALRHVPRPLFRRLPI